The nucleotide sequence GACAGCAAGGGGTCGACGGCGCGACGAGCGCCCGTCGGTCGCCCAGCCGGACGATCGCGAGGAGCCGTCCCGCGGGAGTCTCTTCGGTCGTTCGTCAAGTTCCGGCAAGGTCACGTCTGAGGTGGCTGTCGGGATCTGATAATGCAGAGGCGGTGGTGTCTGTCCCCCGAACGGCCGACTTGTGGCGTCAGCGGGCATTGCAGAACGCTAGGAGGTGGTACTGGTGCTTCTCTTCCTCGCTGTGGCTCAGGGCGCAAGCGGACGCTGGCCGGTGCACGATCTCCTGTTTCAGCTGTCACAACTGAAAGGTTCTCGTCATGAAGACGCCTTCTACGCGAATTCGCACCATTGCCGCCCTCGCTGCCGGACCGGTCGCCGTACTGATTGCCGGCGGAATGGTCTGGCAGGGCTCGCAGGCCGCGTTCACGGCCACCACCCGCAACGCGGGAAACTCCTGGACCACAGGGAGCGTGTTCCTCACGGACGATGACCTCGGCGCGGCCGCGTTCAACGTCGAGAACCTCGTTCCTGGCCAGACGGGCCAGAAGTGCATCGTGGTCACCTCGAATGCCACCGTCCCCGGCGAGGTGCGGCTCTACTCCGACAACCTCCTGTCCGCGAACGGGCTGGAGGACCGGATCTTCCTCCAGGTCGAACAGGGCACGGGCGGGTCCTTCAACGACTGCACCGGGTTCAGCGCGGCAGGCGCCGCCATCGCTGATCAGCCACTGTCCACCCTCGCAACGACCCACGCAGATTACGCGACCGGCGGCGCGGCGTGGCAGACCGCCGGAACGGACGGGGAGACCCGCAGCTACCGGGCAAGCTGGCGTTTCGACACCACGGGCATGACGCAGGCGCAGATCGATGCGCTTCAGGGTGCGAGTGTCGGCATCGACCTGGTGTGGGAGCTGCAATCGGACGAATAGTCGACGCGTTGGCCTGACGGCGTGGCGATGACAGCCCTGTGACTCCCGAGCCACCGGGACGACTCGAGGGCGGCCTGTTCTCCGCGGACGGCTGGGCGGCGTTCATCGCGGCCACCGTGTCGCGGCTGTATCTGGGGGTGCTGCTCAGCCTTGCCGTCATCGCCGTGCTGCCCGCGCTCTTGGGCTGGCAGGCAAGTGTGGTGCGCAGCGGCTCCATGGAGCCGCACATCAGCATCGGTGATGTCGTCGTTGCGGCCGGATTCGATCGCAGTGACCCTGTGCCGGTGGGCGGTGTTGTCCGGTTCACGAGCCCGGCCGAGGCGGAACCGGACGGGCGGGCGAAGGCTCGGCTGCACCGGATCGTCGGCGTCAACGACGACGGGACGTTCACCACGGCCGGCGATGCGAACGCTGATGTCGACAGCACACCGCTGGAACGGAAGCAGATCACCGGCCAGGCCCGCCTGCTGGTTCCGTATATCGGGTTGCCCGGCCTCTGGCTGAGCAACGGAAACCTGACCGCCCTGGCGCTGTGGTCCGTCGTGACGGTGCTCGCCGTCGCCGCCACGGTCTACGCCAGCCGCCCCACGGCCATCGCCCTGGGCAGGAATGCCAGCCCCCCGATACCCGTCGACTCTGCGGGCGGTCGCGGGGGCGGACCTGCTGCTGTCAGCAGTCCTGCCGCGGCCGACTCGCCCACCGCGACCGCTCTGCCCCCCGCGAACCGCAGGGTCTCGATGCGGCGGCTTCGAACGGTGGTCACCGTCGTTCTTGTCCTTGCGCTGTGCGTCCTGGTGGTGCTCGGCGCATCCGGGTTCACGTCCGCGGCGTTCACGTCGACGACCGCCAATGCGGGGAACAGCTTCCGGGCAGCCGCCGACTGGGCGCCGCCCAAGGTCAGCATGACCGACCCCGGAACTCCGGTGAAAGATGCCATCACCCTCACCGCGACCGCCAGCGACGCGGAATCCGGGATCCGCGATGTCGCGATCCAGTACCTCCGGTCCGACGGCTCCTCCTGGACCACAGTGTGCACCAGGAGCACACCGCCGTACTCGTGCTCATGGAACACCAAGACCGTCACGGACGGCTCCTACACCCTCCGAGCGACCGCCACGGACAACGCCGCCCACGCCGCAACCTCCGCCACCGTGGAGACGGTGGTTGCGAACAGCCTGGTGGTGGTTCTGACGAATCCCGGTGAGATCCAGCGCGGCACGGTGAACCTCCAGACCACGCTCTACAGCCCGGGTACCAGCCTCTACTCGGTGCGGGTGGAGTACTCCGTGGCCGGGGCGAACAACTGGAAGACGCTGTGCGCGGCCGTCCTCGCGCCGTACAACTGCTCGTGGGTCACCACGGCCTTCGCCAACGACTACTACGACCTGCGCGCGGTCGCCGTCGCCGGCACGACCAGCACGTTCTCCGCGCCGGTGACCGATGTCCTCGTGGACAACCAGGCGCCCACAGTCACCATGACCGACCCTGGCACGCCTTTGAGCGGAACGGTGCCCTTTGCTGCCACCGCCGCTGACGCTCATTCCGGCATCGCCCAGGTCGCACTGCAATACTCCCAAGCCGGCACCGGCCCGTGGACTAACCTGTGCACTGTCACCGCGGTACCGTACTCCTGCCGCTTCGACACCACGACGTTGCCCGATGGCAGCTACAGCTTCCGCGCCATCGCAACCGACGCGGGCGGGCTCAGCACCACATCCGCGACCGTCGCCAACCGCACCGTCAACAACACGATCTCCTCCGTCTCCCTGCAGGACCCCGGGGAGTATCTCACCGGGATGGTGGCGCTGGCCGCCGCGGCGAACTCGACCGCGGGGGTGGCGTCCGTGGGCATCCAGTACGCCCCCGCGGGAACGACGACCTGGACGACAGCCTGCACCGTCACGACCACTCCCTACACCTGCACCTGGGACACCCGAACGCTCGCGGACGGCCTGTACGACTTCCGCGCCGTCCTCACCGATACCGCGGCGCGGGAGACGATCTCCGCCACCGTGGCCGCCCGCCGGGTCGACAACAGCCCGCTGCGCGGCACGGATATTCAGACGGCCAACGGCTCCGCGATCGCGGGACGGCTCGGCACCGGCGACGCGATGACCTTCACTTACAGCCAGCAGGTCAACCCCGCGACCGTTTCCCCCGGCTGGAGCGGCAGCGCTCTGGCGGTCACCGTCCGCCTGCGCGACGGAAACCTCGTGGCGCTGGGAAACAACGGCGACACGATCGACATCCAGCGGCAGAGCAGCACAGTGAACCTCGGCACCGTCAACCTCAGCCAGAACTACGCCAAGCCGCGCAAGACGGTCGTCTACAACGCCACCATGGTGGCGACCACCACCGCCATCAACGGAGTGCCGCGGACCGTCATCACCGTCACGCTCGGCAGCGTCGCCACCGGCGCGAACGGCCTGCGCACGGTGACCGCGCCATCCACCATGGTGTGGACCCCGACCGCAACTGTCACAAACCTCACCGGGACACCGTCCTCGCGGGCCCCGGTCAACGAGCCAGGGGCGGTGGACCGGGAGTTCTAGATCCCCCAGCCGGCTCTGACAGCCGGATATCTGAAGACCTACTCGCTCCAGTGCCCGGTTTCGAGGAGCAGTCGCGGGAGTGCGTGCTTGAGCCATTCCCCGAGGTGATCCACGGTCCAGCCCCGATCGATAGTGAAGGCGAGGAAGGACTGAGGTGACAGCGTCGTGGCAAGGATGTCGGCCCCTTCCTCGACACTAAGCCCGGCTCGTAGCTGGCCGTGCTCGGCGAGCGATCGGACCACGCGTACGCATCCGTCGAGCCGCAGTGCTTCGCTCCGCACCCACCACTCGGCGATGTAGGAGTCGGACATATAGGCGGCTCGGCCGACGTCGCTGATCGCGGACGTGCGTGCATACACCGGCAGCGCTGCGTCCACCCAGAGTTCGAGCGCCTGGACTCCGTCAGGCTCTTCCAGCGCGCGGCTGAATGCCTCTGTCTCGTCCGGTCGCCCGATCTCGCCGTCGCGCGTGCGACCCAGGACGGCGTTGCCGACGAGTTCTTCCAGCAAGCCGCCCTTCGTGCGGAATCCGAGGTACACCGTTTGGACGGAGACCCCGGCTCGATCGGCGATGGCCGTCATGGTGGTGTCGTGATAGCCGTGCTCTGTGAACTCGGCCAGCGCGGCATCCATGATCCGCCACCGTGTTTCGAGGGCTTTCTGTCGGCGCACGCCGCGGTGGGCGGCGGACGCGCCCGGGGTCCGAGTGTTCCGCCGATCAGGCTCGGCAGGGGCGTTGGTCACATCGAGAATGATACTAGATACGTTCACTAGTGGTGCACTATAGTGACTTGCTAAAGCGAAATCCTCCCGGACATCGTCATCCGTAAGGGGGTCGACATGCGGATTCTCGTCGCGACAGTCCCGGCAGCGGG is from Microbacterium sp. LWH3-1.2 and encodes:
- a CDS encoding signal peptidase I codes for the protein MTPEPPGRLEGGLFSADGWAAFIAATVSRLYLGVLLSLAVIAVLPALLGWQASVVRSGSMEPHISIGDVVVAAGFDRSDPVPVGGVVRFTSPAEAEPDGRAKARLHRIVGVNDDGTFTTAGDANADVDSTPLERKQITGQARLLVPYIGLPGLWLSNGNLTALALWSVVTVLAVAATVYASRPTAIALGRNASPPIPVDSAGGRGGGPAAVSSPAAADSPTATALPPANRRVSMRRLRTVVTVVLVLALCVLVVLGASGFTSAAFTSTTANAGNSFRAAADWAPPKVSMTDPGTPVKDAITLTATASDAESGIRDVAIQYLRSDGSSWTTVCTRSTPPYSCSWNTKTVTDGSYTLRATATDNAAHAATSATVETVVANSLVVVLTNPGEIQRGTVNLQTTLYSPGTSLYSVRVEYSVAGANNWKTLCAAVLAPYNCSWVTTAFANDYYDLRAVAVAGTTSTFSAPVTDVLVDNQAPTVTMTDPGTPLSGTVPFAATAADAHSGIAQVALQYSQAGTGPWTNLCTVTAVPYSCRFDTTTLPDGSYSFRAIATDAGGLSTTSATVANRTVNNTISSVSLQDPGEYLTGMVALAAAANSTAGVASVGIQYAPAGTTTWTTACTVTTTPYTCTWDTRTLADGLYDFRAVLTDTAARETISATVAARRVDNSPLRGTDIQTANGSAIAGRLGTGDAMTFTYSQQVNPATVSPGWSGSALAVTVRLRDGNLVALGNNGDTIDIQRQSSTVNLGTVNLSQNYAKPRKTVVYNATMVATTTAINGVPRTVITVTLGSVATGANGLRTVTAPSTMVWTPTATVTNLTGTPSSRAPVNEPGAVDREF
- a CDS encoding TetR/AcrR family transcriptional regulator yields the protein MTNAPAEPDRRNTRTPGASAAHRGVRRQKALETRWRIMDAALAEFTEHGYHDTTMTAIADRAGVSVQTVYLGFRTKGGLLEELVGNAVLGRTRDGEIGRPDETEAFSRALEEPDGVQALELWVDAALPVYARTSAISDVGRAAYMSDSYIAEWWVRSEALRLDGCVRVVRSLAEHGQLRAGLSVEEGADILATTLSPQSFLAFTIDRGWTVDHLGEWLKHALPRLLLETGHWSE